TCTTTACATTTTAAATCCGTTGTAATTTTAGAGCTTACAGTGATAGTGTTTTCTTTTATATTTTTTGAAGCCACATACAAAGCTTTGTCATTAGATAATTTTTTAGTAACGGTAAAACCATGACGCTCGCCTATCGTAAAAAATACTGCCCCTCTGTGGCGTCCTATCACTTCTCCCTTTTCATTTAGTGTATTGCCCTGTTTTTGTTCAATATATCCAGAAAGAAATTCTTTCATGTCGATTTGACCAAGGAAGCACAAGCCCTGGCTATCCTTCCTCACGGCTTGGGGTAGTTTGAATTTTTTAGCCAATTTCCTTACCTCCTCTTTTTGTAGATGGCCCACAGGAAATACAATATGTTTAAGTTGTTCTTGGGTTAGTGTCCAGAGGAAATATGATTGATCTTTGTTTTTGTCCTTCGCTTCTAATATTTCGAATTTCGAATTTCGAATTTCGTGCTTTATACAGTAATGCCCTGTTGCTACAAAATCAGCGCCTTTGCCTATTGCCCAATCTAAAAATGCGCCAAACTTTATTTCTTTATTGCACATGACATCGGGATTCGGAGTCCTACCCTTTTTATACTCATCGATCATATAATCCACAACTTCTTTCTTGTATTCTTTTTCTAGATCCAAAGTTACAAAAGGGATATCCAAAATAGCTGCCGCTCGCATAGCCGAACGCCTATCTTCTCTCCAGGTACA
This window of the Candidatus Paceibacterota bacterium genome carries:
- the mnmA gene encoding tRNA 2-thiouridine(34) synthase MnmA gives rise to the protein MKSQAVKNKGGDKGRVFVGLSGGVDSAVSAALLKQGGYEVTGVFIKAWTPPGYVCTWREDRRSAMRAAAILDIPFVTLDLEKEYKKEVVDYMIDEYKKGRTPNPDVMCNKEIKFGAFLDWAIGKGADFVATGHYCIKHEIRNSKFEILEAKDKNKDQSYFLWTLTQEQLKHIVFPVGHLQKEEVRKLAKKFKLPQAVRKDSQGLCFLGQIDMKEFLSGYIEQKQGNTLNEKGEVIGRHRGAVFFTIGERHGFTVTKKLSNDKALYVASKNIKENTITVSSKITTDLKCKEGDPLYIRLEQINWITDLNKFNLRSLHCRLRYRQKKIKCQVEIVKKGQVSVKLGEDTYISPGQSLVFYDGEKCLGGGILE